A genomic window from Perca flavescens isolate YP-PL-M2 unplaced genomic scaffold, PFLA_1.0 EPR50_1.1_unplaced_scaf_4, whole genome shotgun sequence includes:
- the LOC114551729 gene encoding protein NLRC3: MLLEENIVTFVKNELKKIQKVLSPDYPECSESKREDEDEEQRRSREAFLKITLHFLRRMKQDELADRLQSICRRKLKSNLNKKFQRVFEGIAKAGNQTFLNQMFTEIYIIKGETTEVNAEHEVRQIETASRKPDRPETTIRQEDIFKAPPGRDEPIRTVMTKGVAGIGKTVLTQKFTLDWAEDKANQDIQFTFPFTFRELNVLKEEEYSLVELVHYFFSETKEAGICRFEEFQVVFIFDGLDECRLPLDFLNTKILTDVTESTSVGVLLTNLIRGNLLPSAHLWITTRPAAANQIPPECVDMETEVRGFTDPQKEEYFRKRFRDEEQASRIISHIKTSRSLHIMCHIPVFCWITATVLEDMLKTTEGGELPKTLTEMYIHFLVVQSKVKNIKYDGGAGSDPHWSPDTRKMTESLGKLAFEQLQKGNLIFYESDLRECGIDITAASVYSGVFTQIFKEERGLYQDKVFSFIHLSVQEFLAALHVHLTFTNSGVNLLSGEQTSTSFYQSAVDEALKSPNGHLDLFLRFLLGLSLQTNQNLLRGLLTQTGVNLWMSTTLLKMLLTGSSSETNQETVQYIKQKISEDLSAERSINLFHCLNELNDSSLVEEIQQYLRSGSLSTDDLSPAQWSALVFILLSSEEDLDVFDLKKYSGSEEALLRLLPVVKASNKAL; this comes from the exons ATG ctgctggaggagaacATCGTCACTTTTGTGAAGAACGAGCTGAAGAAGATCCAGAAGGTTCTGAGTCCAGATTACCCAGAATGCTCAGAGAGTAagagggaggatgaggatgaagagcagaggaggagcagagaggcttttctgaagatcacactgcacttcctgaggAGAATGAAGCAGGACGAGCTGGCTGACCGTCTGCAGAGCA TCTGCCGACGTAAACTCAAATCTAACCTAAACAAGAAGTTCCAGCgtgtgtttgaggggattgctaaagcaggaaaccAAACCTTTCtgaatcagatgttcacagagatctacaTCATAAAGGGAGAGACTACAGAGGTCAATGctgaacatgaggtcagacagattgaaacagcatccaggaaaccagacagaccagaaacaacaatcagacaagaagacatctttaaagccccacctggaagagatgaaccaatcagaacagtgatgacaaagggagtggctggcatcgggaaaacagtcttaacacagaagttcactctggactgggctgaagacaaagccaaccaggacatccagttcacatttccattcaccttcagagagctgaatgtgctgaaagaggaagagtacagcttggtggaactCGTTCattacttctttagtgaaaccaaagaagcaggaatctgcaggtttgaagagttccaggttgtgttcatctttgatggtctggatgagtgtcgacttcctctggacttcctcaacactaaaatcctgactgatgttacagagtccactTCAGTGGGTGTactgctgacaaacctcatcagggggaatctgcttccctctgctcacctctggataaccacacgacctgctgcagccaatcagattcctcctgagtgtgttgacatggagacagaggtcagagggttcactgacccacagaaggaggagtacttcaggaagagattcagagatgaggagcaggccagcagaatcatctcccacatcaagacatcacgaagcctccacatcatgtgtcaCATCCcggtcttctgctggatcactgctacagttctggaggacatgttgaagaccacagagggaggagagctccccaagaccctgactgagatgtacatccacttcctggtggttcagtccaaagTGAAGAACATCAAGTATGATGGAGGAGCTGGGTCGGATCCACACTGGAGTCCAGACACCAGGAAGATGACCGagtctctgggaaaactggcttttgagcagctgcagaaaggcaacctgatcttctatgaatcagacctgagagagtgtggcatcgatatcacagcagcctcagtgtactcaggagtgttcacacagatctttaaagaggagagaggactgtaccaggacaaggtgttcagcttcatccatctgagtgttcaggagtttctggctgctcttcatgtccatctgactttcaccaactctggagtcaacctgctgtcaggagaacaaacatcaacaagtttctaccagagtgctgtggacGAGGCCTTAAagagtccaaatggacacctggacttgttcctccgcttcctcctgggtctttcactgcagaccaatcagaatctccTACGAGGTCTGCTGACACAGACAGGAGTTAACTTGTGGATGAGCACCACTCTCCTAAAGATGTTACTGACAGGAAGTAGCTCAGAGACCAATCAGGAAACAGTCCAGTACATCAAGCAGAAGATCAGTGAGgatctgtctgcagagagaagcatcaatctgttccactgtctgaatgaactgaatgatagTTCTCTAGTAGAGGAGATCCAACAGTACCTGAGAtcaggaagtctctccacagatgatctgtctcctgctcagtggtcagctctggtcttcatcttactgtcatcagaagaagatctggacgtgtttgacctgaagaaatactctggttcagaggaggctcttctgaggctgctgccagtggtcaaagcctccaacaaagctctgtaa